Within Plectropomus leopardus isolate mb unplaced genomic scaffold, YSFRI_Pleo_2.0 unplaced_scaffold28927, whole genome shotgun sequence, the genomic segment AACCCATTATAACTGGAATTAAGAAACCAAACACTGTATTGACAGTATTATTGATcctaaaacactttttaatcaGATATAAGACGCTTATTGCGGGAAGTTactatataaaaacaacattttcatcttaaaatcTCTACATTAGCTTTAACAATGGCCACATAGTTGTTAAAAAAACGCACAGTCATGCCACCCGCACAAATACAAACTTCTATCTTTACATGCAAACTGGTCTTTAAAAAATACGATGTATGTATACATTGCAACCAAATGCAACTATGTTGCAAATAAAACTGTAACGTTAGAAGTCGCAATTCAAGATATTAGTTACGAGTTTGTTATACATTTCAGCTTTAACAGAGGACCTTTCACCTGAATACGTTTGAGTTACATAACGATAACTGGCTAACGTGAGCAAATGCCAGTTAGAAGAAAATGCAATCAAATGCCGATAATaagtattgttttttatgttttcaagttGTTATCTATCTATATGAGGAGAAATGCGGGCTCCTTACTTCGTGCAGGTCTCTCGGTGGTGCAGTGAGGAGAGGAGTGAAGGTCCGTGCaggaaaaatggacaaaaaaagggaggaaagcTCGAGGTTTGCTGCGCAGTGTCTGTGCGCATACCCGGAAAAACAAGTAAACCACGTGGGTTAAGGAGGAACCCACGATGGATCCGCGGTGCAGCATCGAGAAAACAGATGACAATAATATCTAAGTATTTCATGTTTATCGCTCTCTGTATATGTTTGTAATGTATGTAGCTGTAGTTTAACTTTGATGATAAGTACACACAAATAGGCAGAGTTTGATTATTACACGAATATACACAGTTTTATTAAATACCACATTAATAGTTTGACATGTTTAAGACAGACTTGTTAATCTTGTGAGGAGTTTGCATCTGTGATAGTGAGGATGTTCATTTTCACTCCACAGCCACAAAAAGTCCCCAAATGCTGCAGAGAGTTTGGTAATGCTGTGAGGTTGGTTTTCCATGACTCTGAGCgtcttttttgtgtgattgtgtgtgtttggtccAGGTGGGATCATGAGGCGTCGCAGTCACCAGGCTGGACGAActgcgaggaggaggaggcagaaacAAGACAGCGCCGTCCAGTCGAGTATAATCTgcagcttttcctttttttaatggtgcCTTAGCACAGACAGATCTCTCTCCTGAACTCTCTCATCAccagtttgtgtctctctgcagtttcTCTGTGTCACCAGCTGCAGTATGTGAGACTGATGAAGTTTCTTCACCAACGGGGATTCACCTCAACGCTGCTGCAGCCAGCCCTCTTTCCTGGTACCTCTCTGATGTCCTACTTTATTCTACTTTAGTAGAGACGATTAGATAAAGCTCTCACTGCACTGTGTGTGATAACTTCATTGAAGTGCAGACTttaacgtgtgtgtttgtgtttgttgtttctcaTGCAGACACCGGTAGAGGACTGCAAGCTCTCAAGACCATCAAAGTAAGTCTGCCAACACGAATCAGTGCATCTGACTGGATAAACTacaacacaataataataacttgcATCTACAGTTTCTATTTACTTCAATGTCTGTCATAGAAAACACTCACTTTTCTAGAgctatttaatatttttctctgttaacAAACTCCATGATGCACCTTTCCTGTGGTGTGCACTTACATGTATTTATAACTATCTCAATGATAACTAGATCTCCATTGAGGcaaaataatgtacataaaACAGAACATACTTTTGAATGAATTTtgaaataatctttattttgtgcattgaacaaaaacaaaagaaaaataacaaggCATATacaaaacccaaacaataatctcaataaaagaaatataaaagccacttaaatttaaatatcaCATGTTGGTACATTCCCTTTTTATATAAACAACTTCCCAAACTTTATATACAACCCAATACAATATAAAGTTTAAAGAAGGTGATTAAAAATCACATTGGGTCAGGCGATCGTGTTATAACTTAGCTgcttttatttcaattattcttttttatcaaagttttttttgctcataATTTTTGAGAGTTGCAGTTTTCTCGTTATCTGTCTCTGTTCGTGTGTCAGCCTGGCCAGCTGCTCATTTCTCTACCAGAGTCCTGTCTCCTCACAACCGCAACTGTTCTGGACAGCCACATGGGACAGTATATCAAGAGGTagacacacgcacaaacacacacacacacattcatatacaagtgaaacaattcaaaatatCAGAATATGGCCGGATAAAGCAGTGGTCAGAGCCActtctttaaagctgcagtgtgtTATCAGGGTGCAGTTTGTTTCGTACTGAattgcattttaacaaaacagtcAGGTAAAACACGGTAAGTAAAAGCGTAAAGAACATGTGAATAAATAACACTGCAAATGTGCATAAAGATGCCAAGAGAAGTTAGTGTCTGATTGGTTCCCACGACAAAAAGCCCGTgggatttctcttttttttaacgtctgtttattgttttttcaattaTCAAACAGGACAgatggaaaatacattttacaaaatgctaCGGAAATGTGAGGAGTTCACACATACAGACGtaactcaacaaaaacaacgtAATATGAAATATGCAGCATAAATCTTAATGAAAACACGGGGTTGCTGTACATGTTAATTATTGACAGCAGACTTAACCTGGTAGCAGCAGTATTAAGTTGGGAGGATTATTGCAGCTTTGTTCGttgtgatgacgttctgtagtctcctTTAGCCACTTTTAAGCCATCACCTTTCTAGAGACACATAGAAGCTTCAAAACTTAGGAGTGGGATATTTAGTGACATTTTATGTTGGTCAGCAAAaagtgaaagtctcttaagacCTTATTTCGGGCTTCCAACCAATGAACCCATTAACATTAAGACGAGGGAagcaaaatgcaacaattttaactcacatttgatttttttttttaggactcattcctgcatcACTTTATTGACCcaaactgttattatttttgtctccCCAGCTGGAAGCCCCGCCTCTCTCCCCTGCTGGCGCTGTGTGTCTTCCTCGTGTGTGAACGGCACCGAGGCGAGGCCTCTGATTGGTTCCCGTACATTGACGTGCTGCCCACCTCTTACACCTGCCCCGCATATTTTAGCGATGAGGTCATGGCCGCTCTGCCCGGCAGTGTGCGGAGACAGGCTtcagagcagagggaggtggTGCGAGAATTGCACTCTG encodes:
- the LOC121938233 gene encoding SET domain-containing protein 4-like, which encodes MRRRSHQAGRTARRRRQKQDSAVQSISLCHQLQYVRLMKFLHQRGFTSTLLQPALFPDTGRGLQALKTIKPGQLLISLPESCLLTTATVLDSHMGQYIKSWKPRLSPLLALCVFLVCERHRGEASDWFPYIDVLPTSYTCPAYFSDEVMAALPGSVRRQASEQREVVRELHSVNRDFFRSLQPILNQPVEEVLTYEAL